The Archocentrus centrarchus isolate MPI-CPG fArcCen1 chromosome 3, fArcCen1, whole genome shotgun sequence sequence aagaaacaaaacatattggcaatttaacagtttattcatttaacaaacggGGGCATCAGAACCATgtgcagccacaacagcctggcatgtcctcctcatgctggtcaccagcttggtcacacactgctgtggggtggcatcccattcttcaaccagcattaggcagccaatgtggttgtgttggaCACTTTGGCACGAACAGCACGCCCAacctgatcccacaagtgttcagtgaggttgaggtcaggactgcaggcaggccattccaccCTCTCCACTctcaaattctggaggtagtctctagtcatcttggaggatagaatTCAGTCCCAGACTATGTTGATATGGGaatgccactggttgcagaatctcatcttgataTTTCTCTGCATCGAGGTTGCCTCCAATGATGGCAGGCTTGACTGGCAggacctggggtaccagaacctcaaaacaagagtcagtagcagaagaagctgcttggcattggcagagattTGTCAAggttttcatgggtgcaacccacattcTCAAATCtcctgctcaacccacaaattcattttctttacaaatgtggcaccatttaaggggaaataaacaggctttccaacagtataagatttattgccaagaagcattgttacaacaaagaaataatcaaacaaacacaaatttccataCTTTTTGTGATAAgtttaaaagtaataaaagaaaTGTGTGGGGTGGTGGTGTCAgcaaattttacatttgatgcaCATCTAATAGTCATGTATTGAATATTAAAGCTTTACTCACTAATCTCAATGATTTATTTTGCTTCTTAAGAAAATTGTGAGTACTTCTCCTGCTCATATGCATCATCTTATtgtatagaggaaaaaaaagtgtacttTCATTGTTTCCTGTTGAATGTAGGATTCCAGTGTTGTCACTGCCattgatttaaaatatcaaCACTGGCTTCCTTGTTGATATTCCGTGCAGATAAAGTTACATTTCAGAGCAATGCAGAATCTTTCTTTACACCAGGCTATTGATGATGTCTCTGTACTATGTGGTCATGATTAGGGTGTACTCCCTCATCCAGATAAGGGAACTCTCTGGTGTTATCTAGGACAAACTGAGTTATAATGTCAATTATAGACTTTGCTGTTGTAAAGAACTGTTAGGTAACATACTAATCTTCCTACTTCAGTAGTAGTCTAATAATAGCCTGTAATTAATTCAATTAGCTGTTTCATGATCTTCTAAATAAGCTGAATACACTGTATATTTCAGCCTGTGCTCCAAGCTGAAATCCATTCTGTTGGTGTGTGTCCCAAAGGAGATTTAATTTATCCAATGACATAATCCctggctccttttttttttcctagaaaTGCCTTTTTAACTGAAACCTTATGTTATAAGAACTACTCCTCACATTTAAAGGAAGTGGCCAGGATAGCCATGGTCCCCAGCCCCTTGCACAGAGCCTGACCATTTTAGCCTGTGACCTAAAGCACAGTGAACTTCAAATAAAGGCTGACAAATAGCACGTACATCTACTTCATTGTAATTTAATTGAGCAAAAATTACCAAGAAGTCTTAATTTGCTACGTCATGCTAAGTGCTGCAGCTCTAGTGTATAGCATCATTCTCCACAATGAAGTTCAAATTCGCAGATCCTGTTACTGAACTCATGCGCTGTAGCATATTCCATATCCATAACCGAGAGACATCCTGCTCAATTTCACGTGCCCGTCTATTCCCGAGTCTGTTCTACTGTAATgccacagattttattttttttatatatatatattaaattagTATGTGAGCGTTTTTAATCCTCATTCACGCACCAAATGGGTACATCTGCGTCTTAGCCAACCACATTTATACATGCATTTCACAACCATAAGATCTAAAGCATGCTCACAACCAGTAACGAGCTAGATGAACTGCAGTTGTATGTTGTGCTACCTCCCCTGGAAGTTATTTTATAGTTGCCAAAAACTTAGTGGAATGGCCACCAGAATTCTTCGGATTATTGATCAAGAGTTGAACAAAGTTCACCCAAAGTTGGCTCTGACTTTCTGGCCAATCTTAGCCTTAGAGGCGGGGGGATAGAAAACGTGAAAGAAGATACATATGTGCTTCAGTTCCTCAGAGGAGAAGCCGAAGTCAACCCAGTTTGTCTGCAGGAAggaaggatttttaaaaagatgattTCAATAAAATCGCCGTCTCCGATGCCGGTGTCCTGCGCACAGGCTCTGCTCGGTGTGGGCTGTTTGGCTTTCGCCCTCTTCGCTTTCGTGCTGGTCCGCCAGCTCGTCAAGCAGAGAAGACCCCCTGGTTTTCCTCCCGGTCCATCTCCCATCCCTGTGATAGGAAACATTTTTTCCCTAGCCACCGAGCCGCACGTCTTTCTCAAGAAGCAGAGTGAAGTTCATGGACAGGTAATGTCACTACCGCCCTCAGCGCACTTTATGAATGTAACGCTTTTACTGCTCTGCAGGGTGTGCAGCGCATGACCCATAGAACAAAAGAGACTCGCCCTAAGACTTCTCTAGAATTTGCATacgcacatatatatatatatatatatatatatatatatatatatatatatatatatatatatatatatatatatatatatatatatatatatatatatatatatatatacttgtcagctgatcacacacGATTAAACACAAATGTTTAATCAGTCAGTCATATGGCAGCATGACCTTTCAGGCATGCAGGCATGCATGACCTGCTGAAGGTCatactgagcatcagaatggtgaAGAGAGGTGATCTGAGCTTGTCTGAGCATTTCAGGAACTGCCACACAAGCAACTCGAGGGTTTACAGAGACTgtctgaaaagagaaaataatccagtgagctgcagttttctAGGTTAAAAtcccttgttgatgccagaggtcagaggagaataaccagactgctttgagctaacaggaaggcagcagtaactcaaataaccactcgttaaaaccaaggtatgcagaagggcATCTTTGAATGTGCCGTATGTTGGACCTTGAAGCAGATTGGTTATatcagcagaagaccacactgggtgccactgctgccagctaagaacaggaaactgaggctacagtgcACACAGTTTGGCAATAGAATACCAAAACACCCGTCTGGAGTGATgcgtcttgatttctgctgctacATTCAAATGTTAGGGTCAAAATTTGATATatacaacatgaaagcatggatccaacCTGCGTGTATCAGTGGTTTAggttgctgctggtggtgtaaggGTGTGGCATACATTGGGCCCCTTATGAATGTGCAAatggcaaatctgcagcaactgtgtgatgctgtcgtgTCAATACGGACCAAAAtctttgaggaatgtttccagcaccttgttgaatctgaagGGAAAAAATATGTTCAATCCAGTGCTAGCAAGGTTTACCTAAAAAAAATGGACAGTAAgtgtatataatataaaaatgtttctctctctATGTATAGAGTCTGCTCTGTCAGGGAACTTCTTCTCTAGATCAGAAAGCCACTTTAGAAAGAATAGACCAGCAAAATATAGTAACTTGAATGCATTTGTGTTACAGATTGCACATTCCTTTAACTTTATCTACTTTAATGTAGATAAAAATGAGTGCAAAGAGCTAAATGACTGCAGTGCTAATAATGGAATTTACACCTTTCAGATTTTCAGTCTTGACCTGGGAGGCATCTTGACTGTGGTATTAAATGGATATGACTGTGTCAGAGAATGTCTTTACCATCAGAGTGAGGTGTTTGCTGATCGGCCATCGCTACCTTTATTCAAGAAAATGACCAAAATGGGTGGTAAGATGCTCTGAAATGATAATAGTGCATGCTGTTTTTGCAATCTTGGtgtataaaatatttgattCTGAAAGATtcaattttctctctttttttttttctccactgtcCAAAGGGCTTCTTAATTGCAAATATGGCAAAGGCTGGACTGAACACCGTAAACTGGCCTGCAGCTCTTTTCGTTACTTTGGCAGTGGCCAGAGACTGTTTGAGAAGAAGATCTCAGAGGAGTGCATGTTTTTTGTCGACGCCATCGATGAACACAAGGGAAAACCCTTCGACCCCAAACATCTTGTGACAAACGCAGTGTCCAACATCACCAATCTGATCATTTTTGGACAGCGTTTTACCTACGATGATCGCAACTTCCAGCACATGATTGAGATATTCAGTGAAAATGTGGAGCTAGCAGTGAGCGGCTGGGCCCTCCTCTACAATGCCTTCCCTTGCATTGAGTATGTGCCCTTTGGAAAACATCAGAAGCTGTTCCGCAATGCTGCTGAAGTTTATGACTTTCTACAGGAGGTTATAAAGAGTTTTTCACAGGGCAGGGTGCCCCATGTACCGCGTCACTATGTTGATGCCTACTTGGATGAGTTGGAGCAGAACACAGGCAATCACGGGTCCTCCTTTTCTTATGAGAATCTCATCTATTCAGTGGGTGAGCTCATTATTGCTGGTACAGAGACTACAACTAACACCCTGCGCTGGGCCATGCTCTACATGGCCCTGTACCCTAACATCCAAGGTCAGTTGCATTAGAAAAGCAGTCCCAATATGACATTTTTCTTCAGATTATTTAGACTGAGTTTGCTCTAAATGTAATGGTTATATAATGTCACCTTATAATCTGTGTTTGTACCTGCAAAGAGAGGGTGCACAAGGAGATCGACAGCGTGCTGGCCAACGGGAGGGCACCCACCTTGGAGGACAAACAAAGGATGCCGTACGTAGAGGCTGTGTTGCACGAGGTCCTTCGCTTCTGCAATATTGTACCACTCGGGATTTTCCGTGCCACCTCCCAGGATGCAAAAGTCAATGGCTACACAATTCCCAAAGGCACCATGGTGATCACAAACCTCTACTCAGTGCATTTTGATGAGAAGTACTGGAACGATCCAGGTGTTTTCTCACCACAGAGGTTTCTGGACAGCAGAGGCAATTTTGTGAGGCGCGAGGCTTTCCTTCCATTCTCCTTGGGTTAGTCTTTGTTTCTGTAAACCAGCATTACTTTCTTGGATTAAATCAAAGTGTTCCTCAATGACTGTGTTTCTGCAGACTTGAACAAATTGGCCAGAAGTTGTGTGCATATGAAAAacattaacagttttttttttttctttcagggagGCGTCACTGCCTGGGTGAACAGCTGGCCAGAATGGagatgtttctctttttcaccaCTTTGTTGCAGAggtttcatcttcagttccCTCCAGGAGCTGTCCCAACTGTCACTCCCAAACTGGGCATGACCTTACAGCCCAAGCCTTACTACATCTGTGCGATCCGCAGGCAACAGAAACTTCCCTACTCTGGACACACTCCTTATCACAAGTAGGCAAGCGAGCATTTATTATGGCTTGTTTAGCCATTATGTGTTACACGACTTTGCACAGCAATGCAACTGCGTGAtgcaagtatatatatatatatatatatatatatatatatatatatatatatatatatatatatatatatatatatatatatatatatatatatatatatatatatatatatatatatatatatatattataaactTGCATATGCAAGTTTATAAAACTATATCACTCTGGAGTGCAGTTCCAATGCATTGCATTTTTCCAAGGGATCTTCTGTGGCAAGTACGGCTTGAAATCTGAATATGTGATCCACTTTATTTAATtaccattgattttttttttttaaactgagcaATATGCATGTTTGCACAATACCTTTTTTAAACAGCCGGCGACACAGCAAGTGATAAAAGGACATCCTGGGAACACGAGTGGCTTATTGATTTAGTTCTCTGAGCCCAGAAACTGAAATGTCTATGAACCTTGGTGCAGCAGCAATGGGTATCTTATGAATGTCAATGACTCTGACTATGTACACTTGTGGTGGTTGATAACCCTCACATTGGGTCAGACAGAAGACCCTAGCAATTCGTATGTGTCACGCAAAATGGTATGAATAGACTTTCCAAGAAAGTTCTGAACACTGTGTGCGGAAGATAGACATGGGCCAAGATTCACGTCATCTGGACTGACTCTGACCCCTTCTCCAGGGATAACGCTCTGTGGAAAATGCAGCCCTGGTGGATTTCTAGAAACTGACTTTGCAACACTGGTTTCAACTAAATGGTGCTTATCAGTATGTACTACATTTGTGTGGAAGGTTAACAtttgtttattcttttgtttttgtaatactGGTGgttttgaaggttttttttaatgcgtATTAATAAAGTCTTTTCTAAAATATTATAAAGAAGCCCTGTCACCTTTCTTTAAAGATGAATGTACAGAAAACCTCAGATGTTGTCATGTGACAGGCGGAGAGCACAGCCATCTGCTGCCAATTCTGTCTGTCTGAGGACACCCAACATTATTAATTTCCAATCTataaaacgtgtttgtgagagtGAAAAAAGGAACTGCTACAACCTGAACACAGGCATGGTGTCCTCCTTCATATAAAGAACAGACTGCTTAATGTGGACTAACTAGTCTGGGAAAACTTATAAAACCAAACTTAGCGGCTCCATAGCTTGGCAAGCAAAAGGTCGCTGGGTCGATTCcagccagagacacaaatcccctttggagTTGTGTCGGGAAGGCCATCCAGTGTAAAACTGAGCCAAACCTGCGGAGTTACCCGCTGCAACTCCTTGTGACCAGCGAGCAGCTGGAAGTACCTTCTTTATAAGGTCAAAGGTTTGCCCCTTTAAACCACCGACACGTGTAGCCACTTAAATTCACTCATAAGTCATTTTCTTGTAAATCAAACTATTCTGGGTCACATACCAAAGCTGAGAGACGTTGGTGCTGTGGAATATGCGCCACATAATAAGCGGCCATATTAGGGGAGGGATGTAAATCAAGCACAATTTGTGCACGTATAGTAATACTCATGTGGACATGAGAGAAAGCATATGTGTGAATGCACAGTTGGTATATTTAATGTCTTCAAGGTTATTCTTCTGTTTATATGAGGTGgcatgggcaaaaaaaaaaaaaaaaaaaaaaaatagaaagccGTATATATTTTGGgttcacacagacaaacacagacaccaaTAAAAATCAATGAGAACTGCTGATACTTTAGGGATGGTGTTTTATGACAGCtataaataacaacaaaaatctgTTGCCTCCACAATGTAGATAAGGGTGAATGGTTACATTAGACAAACGTACGTATATTGATGCTACATAAGGGTAACAACCATTCATTGATGTATTTATGGCACAATTATCAGAGGACACTGTGGTTTGAAGGACTGCACAGCGAGAAGCCAACAAACTTTTACAACTTAATGAGCCGGAATATGTCAGGCCAGGGGCTACCGATGCTTTATAGTCCAGCATGGATCCATgtgaaaaggacaaaaaaaaaaaaaaaaaactgatgacaCTTTAGTCAGAATGTTTATGGCTCTGAGTCCAACCGCGACTCTTAACACTGTCACAGCCGCTGCGATCCCCATGGAGTATTTGACACgagctttttctcttttcacgAACAGTACCGAAGCCCAgagcaaaaattttttttttttttgccaatcaGCTTATAACAAGCCTACAAATTACACTATGTAGGTAACGTTTGGCACTAGTTGGGTGATAACGACAGcgtcagagagagagataatGAAGAATACAAGAGTGGTTATGACACAGAACAGGGAGAGgctgaagctgaaaaaaaaaaaaaagaaagaaagaaattcaaaATCAAAACACCAAGCCCCTCAGTTCCACACCTGGAAATAGAAGCAGATAAAAACTTTGGAAACACAAAGGTAATTACAGGATCGCAATGTACAATATGTCAGCTGTGTGTAGAAAACAGATGCAttcatttgattattttaaaaatatatctttatATGCACATACTCTTTTGTACAGCGGCTAAACACTTGTTTGGTATTAAAATGTGCACACCTGTATCTATTTTGTGTCTTTAAATATTACTATCTCAGTTTACACTGCGTACTTAACATTTTCTCCAGACAGTATGATTCAATAAAGTGAGAAAGGAGCTAGGTGACAGTTCTAACTTCCCTTTGATACAATGTCTTATTCTAGTGGAATGCCAAGAGTTTTTTAACCTGCCTCGTGGTAGGCtagaatatatatttatatgtataaaaacaaaaccaaagtgaTGTGAAACCTTGGATCCCTTCTTTGCAAACTGGCCGAGTTATGGGCGAGAACAAaagcctttcaaaataaaggaaagtttgTCTAAACATATGCATTCAGACACTGTGCTGTTAAAATGAGAGaactctggatttttttttttttttttaaaaagagccaAACGTGCTGTTATAGAACAACAAAACAGGACAATGTGATGCGCTGCTGCAGAAGAGACATTTGCAGTCTGCTGACAACCAAGAAAGGCTTTTCTCCAGTGAGATTGTAAAAACATTATGCAAACAGTGCACGGATGGCCGAGAGACAGCACACACCGTCTGCTCCTCTGTCACAGAGGACTTCAATTGCTTGGATTTGTTTGTAGTCAAGTTGTTCATTAAGAGATTACAAACTACTACAGTCACCCAGATTTTTAATCTTCTTACTTTTAAAAGTGTATTTCATATTAATGGCATAAACTCTTGCAAAATAATTATTCAACTTTCATGAATCCTGAgtaacctttaaaaaaatacttagaatcaaagaggaaaaaatgaagAATCCATTCATTGAATCGGCACTCCTGATCTGAACGCGACAGGTTGAACACCAACCAGAGGACATTTCACTGATTAGAAATCAACCGTTACCAAAAAGGTCACATAAACATACATACAaattacataataaaataattaaaaatgtgctCTCTTTTCTCCCTGCTCATTCTCTCCGTCACATTTCCTGCCAAAAAATgttcacacattcaaacagaacaaagaacagagagttaaagaaaaaataaaaagacaggtGGTACACATGAGTAAAAGCATCAAAAATGATGCATATATAACGCTATTAATCAGTCAACATTTCAATACTGTCTCTGTGACTGAGTCTGATACAGTGTTTCGTGTCACCAGCAAGGAGAGAGAACTACACAAGCCTAGGCTCTGGGCCAACATGGACTTAGTAAAGGTTCAGACAGGCacatttgatatatatatatatatatatatatatatatatatatatatatatatatatatatatatatatatatatatatatatatatatatatatatatatatatatatatatatatatatatatatatatatatatatatatacctgacACTGAAGCTGAAACAGTTTCAGTCTCTTGTCTTTCCTTTGGTAAAGGGTATCACTCACTTCAAGATGTCATTTGCTTCAGTATGTTTCCTCTacctttcctttttaaatacacagaaactgttttgtACCTAAGGGAGGTGGTAAGTGTTAAGCGCTTTGCATTCAAGGCAGCATCACAGCCAGGTTACCATGGAGGACAAGTTCATCCTGGACACTGGTCCACACTCTTCTTCTGCaccctctgcctcctcagtTCTGGTGCTTTTCTCTGGGTGCACTTGACTCTCCACGGGGTGAAAGTGCATAGGAGTTGGGCCCCCACCGTTGCAGTAAGGATCCGCTCACAGTAGTAAGGCCTTTTTGTTTCTCCAAAAACAACGTGACTGCTTAAGCATTTGAGTGTCAGCACAGTGAATCTttcaatatgtgtgtgtgtgtgtgtgtgtgtgtgtgtgtgtgtgtgtgtgtgtgtgtgtgtgtgtaagagagagggAGCAAAGTGTGTTTTATGTGCATTTGTCAAATGTTTATGTCAGTGAGAGGCAGGTGGTTGAGGGCCTTGTGTCCTTGTACtgcctctctttttccttttcacacATCTCTGCTCCGCTTCCTGCTACTGACGTTCCtccccctcttcttcctcctggaTGACCTGGATGTCATCTGACGGGGAGGTGGGCAAACTgtctggctgctgctgtttgccaggctctttgcttttctcctcctcctcaatgATCTTCTTCCACACCTTGTGATTTTCTGTCAGGTGCTGCATGATGCTGCAGAACAACCTGCGCcgttttttcctccttcctacaacaacaaaaaaagcaaacatatttAGGGAAATACACACTGGTGTGACTATAATGTAAACACTATTTCATATCTCATTTAGACTAACATGGAGACCTGGAGTTCACTCATTTTGTGCTCAACTCACATCAACCAACTTCTCGTCTGAACAAGGTGAAAAAATGTCCTGAGTTTGGTGACCTGACCATAGACTGTagttaaaagatggatgtaccACTATGATGTCACTCATTAGTTTGTAAAGTTTCATTAAGCCCTGACTTTTTGACCATTGCTACCTTGAATTTTTGAAAGCAGAAATCACAAGCGAGGGGTGGCTCTAACGGAGAAATGAAGAACACTGCGTACCCACATGGCaacaattttttaaatcagaaggTAGCCATGacataaatgaaaatactgttttatCCATTATTTTATGCTTAATTACATAATCATTTACTAAATGAACATCACACTGTATGTATGACTTGAAACCAAGGATTGGGACCACAAAAGTGTTTCCTGTGTTCATAAATTAGATTTTTTCAATACAGCTGGACCTCTTTTTGTGATCAcagagtcgccccctgctggctatcAGGAAGAATGAGGTACTTTGCATTGCTTTCACTTTTGAGAGCTATGGATCTGACCGTGAAACCAGGAACAGATATAAATGCAATGAAAAATTTAAACTAGAAATTTTTCAGAAGAAATTTTGAGTGTGCAAATGCAGCCATAGCCATTTAAGTTAGACACCTTTCACACTGAGGCACAATGTAATTCTCAGATTTATCACtaccacactgtaaacccggataagttgaatctacttaaaaaaaccaaggtaactcgttgccttaaattttttaagtaatgaaacagttgaataagtgcagggGACTATGTTCAGTGTACTCGAGAcattttggaatggaatgaaagatgtaagttgaatgtactaataacagagtttcagtaactgaagatacttagtttaagcaatcaccacccatttatttaactcagcctgttaagtaagcactactaattgaccaaacttatcttttatagttcatgaaaaaataaaatgtcttttgatcaatcaattcccctatccttttcatgatCATGGGGgagtgggggctggagcctatcccagctgacaaggcagtaagatgcaggatacaccctgtacaggtcaccagcctgttgtagggctgacacagacattcacacctgtgggcaatttagagtgaccaattaacctaaccccagtaacggcacgtctttggattgtgggaggaaacccatacagacacagggagaacatacaaactccacacagcaagaggcccaggccaaggtggaatcaaacccagactattagatagctattctagctgtgaggcagcagagctagccaccacgccaccgtgctgcccaataacaaaaatattttttacagtgttgaactgtgtctgtttaaatttggtaaataaacaaacatgataaaactcagccctgctgactgctggtacattaacatttacaaataacatttgtccatggaacaataaaaaactatatgaGAGAGTTgtcaacaaaaccaaacaaaaggacCAAATATCTGCTAttttaaactccacacagcaagagggctgggccaaggtggacttgaacccagatcttctagatggcattctacctgtgaggcagcagtgctaaccatcctgccaccatgctgctgctcattagttcagtctgtttaaactggtttaaactagatttttagcaggtgcaaaacttgatgatattaagttgtttgaactcaaacacatgattacaataagacagaccatcaaaaagtacagtctactcagcattaacaagtaatgttcacattctaggcaattttaagtaaaatgaactcaatattttaagtggaatcaaaatctgggtttacagtgcatgTATGACACTGCACTGCAGACTGGAATCTGTTAATACTGTGAAGCAGTGTGCAGTTTTCTCATGAATAAGTCCCAGTGTATAGAGGTTTCTTGCATGATGTCATGTACATTGCTTGAGTGTTGTCCACCATATAGGACATGATACAGTACAACCACCAGTTGTGAGGGAAAAATCTGTGTTGGTGTAGTTGGTGAGTGGTTTCTGGAGGCTGATGGATGCTGCCAgatgaaatcagtcacaaagggggtgctgcaccaaaaacctgctTATGATTCACTATCATTTTGCCTTGGtctcctgtagtttgcatggaagacgccGACTCGCTTGCAGACACTTGTTAACTACTAGTCAAGAggtagtaaaacttgaaaatgtGTGATGCGAAATGGAATCGAAGAGCCtcagtgctgcaccaaaaatgtTTCAACAGggacagcttttactttgaaggcaaatggtctccatttcctgtttgtgtcccACTTTTCACCACTGCTCAGAGAGCAGATGGCAAGTGACTGCAGACAGGTCAGCgtgttccatgcaaactatgggcgaCTGCAACAGTCTGCTTGCAACCAAAGTGATTGCAAAGAGGTTTTCATCAACCAGTCGGGGAATGCAAATTTTTTCCATAGCGACTGGTGGTTCCCAGGAGGTCGTGGAGCAgtctctaggtctgtgtgactgaggccttattcTCTTGACCGTACACTGTCACATATTTAAAACGACGGACAAGTTAATGGCGTGTCGTTAGCAGTCATGTGACTGCAAAACCTTAATCCTCAGACTACCTGTGTCATAACTGTGGCATGTGGCATTGTGGGTATCACATCTTACTTGGTCCCAGCTCATCTTCTAGCTCatcttcctcatcttcatcttcatctgtgtCAATGTCCACTTGGCCCTCCTCATCATCGTCATCTGATCCCTCTTCAGTAATCCAGTGACCAGGAAGCAGGCCGGCAGCGTCGTAGGAGTTACAAAGCGGTCCTACAATGTGGGTGATGAAGGACTCCTGCAGCTTTGCCAACTGTGGGGCGGAGCGGTCCATGAAGGGGCTGATGGGTAATCCCAACCTAGCTTCCTCATCTCCCTGCAGATTAAAACCCAAGATTACAGATCTTTAGGGATGAGAGTTGATATTTGATGCAAACATCACATATGACACAGAGGGATTAAGAGATGTTACTAATGTCATTTAtggatttcttctttttttttttggttcttgtTCACTGTAATGATAACCTCGACATTTAGAGGATGTGTTTATTTAGAGGTCAGGCATTAAGTGTTGGTATGTatccttttttttggttttaggtTTAGTTTTAGAAGTTGGTGcctaaaaaacagtttaacaCAGAGATAAAAATCTATGATCTGATAACTAAAAACTCTCTGCAGCATTAGCAAGCAGTCTGTACCTGTTCATAGAACTCATTGACGATGCCTTCTGTCCATTTGAGGTGCAAGTCACGGACTTTGGCTGGTCCATTGATATCTGCCAACTTTATGCACACTTGGCACACCAGCAGTCTGTCGTTCTCATTGGTCCAATCAATTCCTGGACTGTTCACGTCGTTCACCTGTTTACAAAGATGAATGTGTTAGTACAACTTGTATCATAGCTTCATTATGTCGTGTATTGCTCAActa is a genomic window containing:
- the cyp2r1 gene encoding vitamin D 25-hydroxylase, with translation MISIKSPSPMPVSCAQALLGVGCLAFALFAFVLVRQLVKQRRPPGFPPGPSPIPVIGNIFSLATEPHVFLKKQSEVHGQIFSLDLGGILTVVLNGYDCVRECLYHQSEVFADRPSLPLFKKMTKMGGLLNCKYGKGWTEHRKLACSSFRYFGSGQRLFEKKISEECMFFVDAIDEHKGKPFDPKHLVTNAVSNITNLIIFGQRFTYDDRNFQHMIEIFSENVELAVSGWALLYNAFPCIEYVPFGKHQKLFRNAAEVYDFLQEVIKSFSQGRVPHVPRHYVDAYLDELEQNTGNHGSSFSYENLIYSVGELIIAGTETTTNTLRWAMLYMALYPNIQERVHKEIDSVLANGRAPTLEDKQRMPYVEAVLHEVLRFCNIVPLGIFRATSQDAKVNGYTIPKGTMVITNLYSVHFDEKYWNDPGVFSPQRFLDSRGNFVRREAFLPFSLGRRHCLGEQLARMEMFLFFTTLLQRFHLQFPPGAVPTVTPKLGMTLQPKPYYICAIRRQQKLPYSGHTPYHK